In Pseudomonas saponiphila, the genomic stretch GGGCGGACGCGCCGCTCCAGCTATCGGCGACCGGCGCCGCCGGGCGCTCGTAGGTCGGAGCCATGGAGCAGCCCCCCAGGGCCAGGGTGATCAGCAGCGCCGATGTAGTAAAGGTACGCATGCTGATCACTCCTGGGTCAGGGCTGGTTGTTCGGTGGCAGGCCGTTTGGTACGCAGCAACGACAGCAACCAGACGAAGCAGATCGGCACGAAAATCACCCCCAGCAACGTGGCGCTAAGCATCCCGCCGATCACGCCGGTACCGATGGCGCGCTGGCTGGCCGCACCGGCACCGGTGGCGATGGCCAGGGGCACCACGCCGAGGATGAAGGCCATGGACGTCATGATGATCGGACGGAAGCGCAGGCGAGCGGCCTCGATGGCGGCATCACGCAGGCTATAGCCCTTCTCCCACAGTTCCTTGGCGAACTCGACGATGAGGATCGCGTTCTTCGCCGACAGGCCGATGATGGTGATCAGGCCGACCTTGAAGTACACGTCGTTGGGCATGCCCACGACCATTACCGCCAGTACCGCACCCACCGCGCCGATCGGTACGATCAGCATCACCGACAGCGGGATCGACCAGCTCTCGTAGAGGGCCACCAGCAACAGGAACACCACCAGGATCGCCAGGGCGAACAGGCCCGATGCCTGGCCGGCAGAAACCTTCTCCTGGTAGGACAGGCCGGTCCACTCGTAGCCGATGCCCTTGGGCAGTTGCGATGCCAGTTGCTCCAGCTCGGCCATGGCCTGGCCGGTGCTGTAGCCCGGGCCTGCGTCACCGACGATACGGATCGACGGATAGCCGTTGTAGCGCACCAGTTGCACCGGCCCCTCCTCCCACTTGCTGGTCACGAAGGCACTGAGGGGGACCTGGTCGCCCTTGTTGTTGGGCACATAGAGTTTGAGCACGCTTTCCGGGGTCATCCGCGCGCCCTGCTCGGCCTGGATCACAACCCGTTGCTGGCGACCAGCGTTGGTGAAGTCGTTGATCACATTGGAACCGAAGGCCGAGGACAGGGTGGAGCTAATGCTCTCGAAGTTGACGCCTTGGGCCCGGGCTTTTTCGCGGTCGATCACCAGGCGCAACTGCGGGGCCTCGGCCAAGCCTTCCATCATCCCGTAGAGGAATTTCGGGTTGCCGTTGACTTGGCCCAGCAGCGTATCCCGGGCTTGTAGCAAGGCCTCGCGACCCAAACCACCACGGTCCATCAAGCGCAGGGCGAAACCACCAGAGTTACCCAAGCCATTGATCGGTGGTGGCGAAACCGCCATGACGGTACCGTCGTCGGAGATGGCGAAATGCTCGTTCAGGGCCGCTACTTCAGCCATGGCCGATTGATGCGCATCGCGTTCGGACCAATCCCTAAATGTCGGGAAAGCCAACGCCGCATTATCACCTTGGCCAGAAAAGCTGAAGCCCGAAATCACGAATGCCGAGGAGACGGCCTCACGGGACTTGAGATAGGTTTCCAGCTGTTCACCGGTGGCGTTCGTGCGCGCACGGCTGGCGCCGGGTGGTAGCTGCACATCAACCAACATGTAACCCAGGTCTTCAGTGGGCACAAAAGCTTCCGGTAATCGCAGGTAGCTGTAACCGAGCAGCGCGACAATACCGCCGTAGATCAGCATGAAACGCCCGGCACGTTTGACCAACGCGCCATTGAGTGCTGAGTAGCGCTCCGTAACATGAACAAAACCACGGTTGAAGGCACCGAAGAAACCGCGCTTCTCGTGATGGCCTTCAGGGATCGGCTTGAGCAGCGTGGCGCACAGGGCCGGGGTGAAGGTCAGGGCCAGGAAGCCGGAGAACAGGATCGAGATCGCCAGGGATACCGAGAACTGCTGGTAGATGACACCCACCGAACCGCTCATGAACGCCAGCGGCATGAACACCGCGGACAGCACTAGGGTGATCCCGACGATGGCCCCCGACACCTGCTTCATCGCCTTGATCGTGGCTTCGGTCGGTGACAGGCCCTCCTCGGCCATGATCCGCTCGACGTTCTCCACCACCACGATGGCGTCGTCCACCAGGATGCCGATGGCCAGCACCATGCCGAACATGGTCATCATGTTCACCGAGAAGCCCAGCAGGTACATCACGCCCAGGGTACCGAGCAGACACACTGGCACCACGATGGATGGAATCAGGGTGTAGCGCACGTTCTGCAGGAACAGGAACATCACCAGGAACACCAGGACCATGGCTTCAAGCAGGGTATGGATCACCTTCTCGATGGCCACGTCGACGAAACGCGAGGTGTCGTAGGGTACGGAGTACTGCACATCACTAGGGAAGAACTGTGACAGTTCGGCCAGCCGTTGTTTGACCAACGTCGCCGTCTGAATCGCATTGGCGCCCGGCGATAACTGAATCGCACCACCGACTGCCGGAGTACCATCCAGGCGTGAGGAAATGTTGTAGTTTTCCTGGCCTAACTCCAGACGTGCGACGTCGGCAAGCTTGACCATGGAGCCGTCCTGATTGGCCCGCAGGACAATCTCAGCAAACTCCTGCGGATTGTCCAGAACCCCCTTGACCGCCAAGGTCGCAGTCAATTCCTGGGCACTGTCGCCCGGTGTGCTGCCGAAGGCACCGGCCGGAACCTGCACGTTCTGTCCACGAATGGCGTTGCTCACGTCTTCGATGGACAAGCCATAACCCACCAGCTTCTGCGGATCGATCCAGACCCGCATCGCCGCTTCGGAAGAGAAGAACTGCAACTTGCCGACGCCGGGCAAGCGGCGCAGTTCGTTGTTGATGTTACGTGCGGCGTAATCACCGAGAGCAATGGTATCGCCGCGCTCGGCACCTTCCTTGTAATTCAGGGCGTAGATCAACAGGAAGCCGGCGCTGGTCTGCTCGACCTGCAAGCCCTGGGTGAGTACGGCCTGAGGCATGCGCGCCTCGGCTTTCTTCAGGCGGTTCTGTACATCAACCTGGGCCAGATCAGGATCGGTACCAGGTTCAAATGTAACGACGATTTCGGCGGTACCGTTGGAGTTGTTGGTCGACTCGAAATAGAGCAACCCCTTAGTGCCGTTGAGTGACTCCTCAAGAATGCTGGTCACCGACTCCACCAGTACCTTGGCCGAAGCCCCCGGATACGTGGCTGTAACCGTGATCTGCGGTGGTGCAACGTTAGGGTATTGGGCCACCGGTAACTTGGAGATAACTAGCAACCCGAACAGTGAGATGAACAGCGCGACCACCCAAGCAAAGTTAGGACGCCTGATGAAAAAATTCGACATCGAAAAATCCTCGCGGCAATTACGCCCTTACTTCTGCGGCTCTGAGGGTGTGGCAGCGACACTCTTGGGCTCGACCTTGGCTCCAGGCTGCAGGCCAGCCAAGCCACTAGTGATCACCCGGTCACCGGCTTTCAAGCCATCACGAATCTGCCAGCGTGCTCCCTGCATGACACCGGTCTGCACTTGGCGTGACTGAGCACGGCCGTCGTCGCCCATCAACAACACGAAGGCACTGCCATCCGGGCTACGTTGCACAGCCCGCTGCGGCACTAAAACCGCCTGGCTATCGGTCCCCTGCGGAGTGCTGACACGTACATACATACCTGGCAGCAGATTACCGTCGCGGTTATCAAACTGACCGCGTAGAGTCACTTGCCCCGTACCAGGGTCCACCGCAACATCCGTGAAAAGCAGCTTCCCCCTACGCTCATACGAAGTGCCTTCAATTCTTACAGACAGGCTCTGCTGCGAATCAGTGGCCAAGGTCCCATTCTTGAGGGCTTCACGTAGACGCAACGCATCGGCGGCGGTCTGGGTGAAATCGGCGTAGATCGGATCCAGTTGCTGAATGCGCGCCATCAGGGTCGCTTCGCCCTGGCCAACCAGGGCGCCTTCAGTCACCAGCGCACGTCCCACTCGGCCAGAGATCGGCGCAATGACCGAGGTGTACCCCAGGTTCAGGCGCGCGGTTTCCAGGTCGGCCTGGGCCGAACGGATCGCTGCTTGGGCGCTGAGCAAGTCGGCACTGGCCTTGTCGTAGTCCTGCTGGCTGACCGCTTCGATCTTCACCAGCGTCTCATAGCGTTTGACCCGTGCCTGGGCTTCCTTCATTCCGGCCTGGGCCCGGGCCAGGTCGCCCTCGGCACGGGACACCGCTGCCTTGAGCGGTGCGGGATCGATCTGAAACAACAGATCGCCGGCCTTGACGTCGGCACCTTCCTCGAAGCGCTTCTTCAGCACGATGCCCGCCACCCGTGCCCGCACCTCGGCTACACGCATTGGCTCAACTCGCCCCGGCAATTCCGAAACAAGTGCTAAGGGCTCGCTTACCACCGCCAGCACTTCCACAGGACGCGCCGTTTCCACGACAGGGCTCTGCTCGCTCGCCGGACCACACCCTGCCAATGCGATGGCGACTGCCAATGCCCCTGCCGTTCTTACTGCACGAAAATTGCGCATGACTCACCTAAGGCTTGATTGAAAACGGCCGAGATGGTACTTTTCAATCCGCTTTGAGTCAATATTGATTCATATGATCAAAATAAGATCCAGTCTTCATCCTTCCGGAAACCAATCGGCCCTATGCAAGCATCTGGAAAGTTCACTCAAGAAAGGGCAACTCCCCTGTCCCCACAGGAGGAGCGCCTGTTACGTCTGCTAACCACTGCGATAGTTCATCACCCAAGAGCTTCCATGCTCGAACTGGCACAGCTAGTTGGGGTGAGCAGAGCCACGCTGCATCGCTTCTGTGGCACGCGGGACAACCTTCTGCAAAAACTAGAAGGCCGTGCCAAGGAAGTACTTACGAAGATCATCGGCAATGCTCGTTTGCAGCAAGATGAATTTCTCTCTGCCCTTGAGCGCTTAATCAGTGAGCACTTGGCACACCGCGAACTGCTAGCATTTTTAGTAGCCCAATACCGGCCTGATTTCCTCGATGAAAGCCCTAACGCCGCGCCTTGGAACTTCTACTTGCATGCTTTGGATGTTTTCTTTCTCCGTGGCCAGCAGCAAGGCGTACTACGTATTGATATCACCGCGTCGATTCTTACCGAAATGTTCATCAGTCTGGTGTATGGCATGGTCGACGCTGAGCAACGTGGTCGCGCAGCCAGCGCCAATACCGCCCATATCCTGCCGCAAATATTCCTGTACGGCGCAAGCTCTCAAATTCGAACGGAAACCTAGACCAGGCTCCCTCAGGCCCCATTAAATGCCTAATACCAACCTCAATAATCTCGCCGCCCTGCCCCTGGAGGCATTGGTTGCTTGCCATGAGTGCGATCTGTTGATGCGCCGTGAACCGCTGGAAGCCGGCGAAAAAAGCTGCTGCCCACGTTGCGGCTTCGAACTGGCCGTGCATCACCACCAATGGCAACGCCGCTGTTTCGCATTGGTGCTCACTGCCCTGCTGCTCTACATTCCGGCCAATTTCTTGCCGATCATGCACCTCACTCTGCTCGGCCAAACCCGCAGCGAAACGGTCTGGAGTGGTGTGTTCGGGTTGTTTGAAAGCGGCATGCAAGGGGTCGCAGTAGTGGTGCTGCTCAGCAGCATGGCGATTCCGCTGCTCAAGCTGCTGAGCCAGTTACTGGTGTTGTTGAGCCTGCGGTTCAAGGTGGCGCGCCGCGCCGGCATGTTGCTCTACCGCAGTTATCACCATCTGCGCGAATGGGGAATGCTCGAGGTCTACCTGTTCGGAATTCTGGTATCCATTGTCAAGCTGATCGACATCGCCGATCTGAGCCTGGGCGTCGGCTTGGCCTGCTTCGTCGCTCTGCTGCTGACCCAGATTTGGTTGGAAATGAGTATGCCAGCACACCAAGTTTGGGAAGCGCTGTCAGATGAGTAATCTCATCCCTCAATTTTTCTACTAGGTTTGCTATGAGCTATTTGAAACTCAGTCGGAACATTTCAATTTTATAAACACTCTCCGCGATGCTTCGATCATTGCTTAGAATTTTTATTGCTTGCTTCGCCGTTAGCAACTTTAACCCTGTAATAAGAAGTGCTTCTACTGAAAGGCGAACATATTGACTTGCGTGTGCTATTTGATCGAGGGAAATATAAAATGAAAGTGCTTGTGGCGTTACGGATATGCGGCTGTATTTTCGGCTTAAGCCTATTCCTTACTGGCTGCCAAGAGGAGAAGCGATTGGAAGAGGCGCCACGCCCCGTCCGAGTAGTCATCGCAGAGCCTGCCGTTATTGGCGAAGAAGTTGCGCAAACAGGGGAGATTCGCGCACACATCGAAACCGATCTCGCCTTTCGTATCCCCGGTCGCATTGCGACTCGTAGCGTAGATGTAGGAGCCAATGTTGCCAAAGGCCAAGTTCTAGCAGTCCTCGATCCAAACGATGTGCAAAATGAGGTACGGATTGCCGAAGCCGAAGTGCGCAGTGCAGAAGCGGCAGAAGAGTTTGCCAGGTCGGGACTTGAGCGACAGCGCATGCTCTTCGATAAGCAGTTCGTGGCCCGTGCCCGGGTGGATGAGGCTGCGGCCAACTGGCGGGCAGCCAACGCTCGGCTCAATGTTGCGAAGACTGGGCTGCTGACTGCACGCAACAAGTTGAGCTACACCGAGTTACGTGCACCCGACGCCGCAATCGTGAGTGCCGTGATGGTCAATACTGGCCAAGTGATCGATGCCGGTCAGCTGGCGTTCAAGCTCGCCTCGACACAGGAGCGTGACGCAGTCTTCAACGTCTCTGAGCGCCTCTACACCTCAGTGGTCTCTGACGTAAAAGTCGAAGTTGCGCTTGTGTCAGATCCCAAGATCAAGGTCATTGGCTCCATTCGTGATGTCAGCCCAACCGCAGATGCCGCCACCCGTACCTATCGGGTGCGCATTGCGCTGCCGCAAACCCCACCGGCCATGACCTTGGGGGCTACCGTGACAGGCCGCCTGCTATTGCCTGGCAAAGCCTTATTCACTCTCCCCGCCTCGTCCTTGACCAGTCAGGATGGCAAGCCGGCAGTCTTCATCGTGCAGCCTTCCGATCACACGCTTGTCCGTAAACCCGTCGTTGTCACACGCTTTACAGCGACACAGGCACTGGTCGAGTCCGGATTGACCGAAGGCGATGCCGTGGTAACAGCTGGGGTCAGCAAACTCCGGACAGGGCAGAAAGTTGTCTACGATGCCGCCGAGGTGAGCCAATGAAGTCGAACACAACACCTCCAGAAGATCAGCGCGGGTTCAACCTGTCCGCCTGGTCGATCGGCCAGATGCCACTGATGTTCTTTCTCATGCTGGTGACCCTAGTAGGGGGCGCGATCAGCTATTCCAAGCTGAGTCGCAACGAAGACCCAGCTTTCACCATCAAGACGATGGTCGTATCGGCACGATGGCCTGGGGCTACCATCGATGACACAACAAAACTGTTGACTGACCGTCTCGAGAAAAAACTTGAAGAGACTCCTTACCTCGACAGGCTAGATAGTTATACGCGCCCGGGCGAGACCGTGATCATGGTCAACCTGCGCGATGATGCTCCGGCAGGAATAGTCCCTGATGCCTGGTATCAGGTTCGCAAGAAGATGGCCGATGTCAGCGCCACGCTGCCAAGTGGCGTGCAGGGCCCCTTCTTCGATGACGAATTCGGTGACACCTATGGACAGATCTTCGGCTTCACCGCCGAGGGTTTCTCCGACCGTGAACTGCGTGACTACCTCGAAGGTGTGCGTGCGGAGCTGCTACGGATTCCTGGAATCGGCAAGGTTCAATTGCTAGGGGTCCAGGAAGAGCAGATCGTCATCGAGTTCTCCCCTGGCCGACTTGCAGCCTTTGGACTTGATGAAGAGGCCGTCTTGCGGGCCTTGAAAGCACAGAACGCGGTTATACCGTCTGGCACGGTGCGACTAGCCGAAGACAAGATAGCGCTGCGCGTCAGTGGCGGTTTCGCCTCAGAGGAAAGCTTGCGCAACGTTACGCTGCGAGCCAACGATCGTTTCGTACCGCTCACCGAACTCGCGGCTATCCGGCGCATTGCTGCCGACCCACCCGCGCCACTGTTCCGAGTCAATGGCGAAAAAGCCCTCGGCCTTGCCATCTCGATGGCCTCGGGCGGCAACCTGCTCAATTTCGGCGAAGCGGTTCGCGCCCGCATGGATGAGGTCAAGGCATCCCTGCCCCACGGTATCGAGATGATCCAGGTCGCTGACCAGTCGACAGTCGTGAAGCAGGCTGTCAGTGGTTTTCTGACGGTCCTCGCCGAAGCGGTGGCGATCGTACTGGCCGTATCGTTTGTCTCGCTCGGTGTTCGCGCGGGCTTGGTGGTCAGCCTCTCGATCCCCCTGGTTCTGGCCATGACCTTCATCGGCATGGAACTGACGGGCATAGGCCTGCAACGCATCTCGCTGGGCGCGCTGATCATCGCCCTCGGCCTGCTGGTGGATGACGCGATGATCACCGTCGAGGCCATGGTCGGCAAACTCGAAGAGGGCTGGAACCTGAAGCGGGCCGCGAGCTTCGCCTACGAGTCAACCGCCTTCCCGATGCTGACAGGCACCCTGGTGATGATCGCCGGGTTCATCCCGGTGGGGTTCGCCGCTTCGAGCGCGGGTGAATACTGCTACTCGATGTTCATGGTTGTACTGATCTCGCTGTCGGCTTCCTGGGTGGTCGCGGTACTGTTCTCGCCTTTGCTCGGAACCCTGATCCTGCCCAAGTCGATGCCCCATCACGGGCATGCCGGCGGGCGCCTGATGAACACCTACGAGCGGGTGCTGGCCTGGGCCCTCAAGCATCGGGCGCTGACCCTGAGTCTTGCCGGCGCGGCATTCGTGGCGTCGCTCGGCGGGGCAAGCTACCTCGAACAGCAGTTCTTCCCGCCCTCCGACCGCCCTGAGCTGCTCGTCAGCCTGACGCTGCCGCAGAATGCCTCGCTGGATGCAACCATACGCCAGGCCTCGAAACTCGAGGAGTTGCTGAAGAACGACCCGGATGTCGAGCGCTTCTCCACCTACATCGGTTCTGGCGCCATTCGCTTCTATCTGCCCATGGAGGTACTGCTGGAGAACGAGAACGTCACCCAGACGGTCGTGGTAGCCAAGGGGGTCAAGGAGCGTGATGCGTTGCAGGCCAGGCTGGCTGGGGTGTTCAAGACCCAATTCTCCGGGCTTATCGCGCGTGCGACGCCGCTGGAACTGGGCCCTCCGGTAGGCTGGCCACTCAAGTACCGCGTCACCGGCCCCGATCAGGACAAGGTACGTGATACCGCCGCGCGCCTGGCCAATGTGATCTCCGCCAACCACGACACCCGAGAGGTGCATTTGCTGTCCGGCGAGCCACAACGCAGCGTCCGGGTCGAAGTCGACCAGACTCAGGCGCGTGCATTGGGGCTTTCCTCGGAAGACATCGCCAGCGCCATGGCAACGATCTTTTCCGGCTCAGCGGTCACCACGGTACGCGACCGGGAGCGGCTCATCGATGTGGTGGTCCGCGCACAGCTCGGCGAGCGCACTAACTTGGCAACCCTCGCCAATCTCCAGCTGCGCACGGCCGACGGTCATAGCGTTCCCTTGACGCAGATCGCCAAGCTCAGTTTCGGCGTGGAAGACCCAATCGTCTGGCGCCGCCAGCGCCTGCCCCTGATCACCGTACAGGGCGACGTTCGCGATGGGCTCGAGGCGGCCACCGTGGTCAAGGCACTGGCGCCCGCCGTGTCACGGTTCTCTGCCGAGTTGCCCAAGGGCTACAAGGTTGAAGTCGGCGGCGCGGTCGAGGAAGCGGCCAAGGGCAGCAAATCTCTCGCCGCCGTGCTGCCGCTCACGGCACTGGTGATGTGCGTGCTGTTGATGGTGCAACTGCGCAGTTTCTCGCGCATGTTCCTGGCCTTGGCGATGGCTCCGTTCGGGCTCATCGGTGTGGTTCTGGCAATGTTGCCGACGGCGACGCCCATGGGCTTTGTCGCGCAGCTGGGGGTGATCGCCCTGGTTGGCATGATCGTGCGCAACGCGATCATCCTGATTGAGGAGGTCGACATCAACATGAAGCTCGGCCAATCGCCCTCCGAGGCCATCGCGCACGCCTCGATGCACCGGGCCCGGCCGATTCTGCTGACGGCCTGTGCCGCCATCCTCGGCATGATCCCGATTGCACCGCAGATATTCTGGGGGCCCATGGCCTATGCGGTGATTGGCGGGCTGGCGGTTGCCACGATAGTGACCCTGACGGTCCTGCCTTGTGGCATTTCCCTGCTGCTTCAGTGGGAAAACCGACCAAGGCATCCACAAGAGCCTTCCTCGGATCAGGCCTATAAAGGACCTGCAATCGGCGCATAAAGATTCGCTGGGTCGATAATGAGCATCGCATTGCCTTGATGAGGCAATGCGATGAATATCCCACCTACGGCCGCTCTAACCTGCCTGAGCATCATTGGGATGTACGTTCTTGGATCGCTGGATTTATAGAGTCTGGAGGTATATCCGAAAACGCAAGGGTAGCCATTGGTCACACCTGAACCAAAACTGCATTTCGGACAAAACCTGCTCTTGTCCAGAACTAGCTGGACTCAAGGGGGGGCAGTATTTCGATGAACTTTTGCAAATCAGCTCATGGGCGACTGCCAAAGTTCTTCTTGGCCTCCACTGCCAAGTCCGGCGGCAGAAAATCCTTGTCCGGATTATAATTAACCTTCAGATACCGCCCCAAGTCCCGCAGATCCTGCGGGCTCAAGGTGCCTGCCGCTTGTTTTAAACGCAAGTTGTCTAATATGTAGTCGTAGCGACTATTGTTATAATCACGTACAGATGCGTACAACTGGCGCTGAGCATCTAATACGTCAACAATGTTGCGAGTACCCACCTGATAACCAACTTCGGTTGCCTCCAAAGCACTCTGATTAGACACTATGGACTGTTTGCGCGCCTGAATCTGCTCGACATCAGTATTCACTGCACGATGCAGATTACGAGTACTCTCTACTACCTGACGGCGCAGACTCTCACGCTGCTGTTCGCTCTGGGCCAGCCGCGAGTACGCCTCGCGAACCTGCGAACTAGTGAGGCCGCCACTGTAGATCGGAATATTCAGTTGTAAGCCAACACTAGTCTGCTCAACATCTCCACCATAACGTGCTCCAGTCTGCGCAGGGTTAGTAAAACCAAGGCTGTCATTATCGCCTTTCTGATACTTAACTACTGCGTCAAGGGTTGGTGCGTGCCCAGCCTTTCGCTGTCGCACAGTCTCTTCGGCGGCTGTCACAGCATGGTTGCTAGCTAGCAGGTTAAGGTTCTGGCGTCCCGCAGCTTCGACCCAAGCCTTGGCATCGTTGGGGGTCGGCACCTGCACCGGGAGAGTATGAACAACACCCTGAATTGCAGTGTACTGGCGATTGGTTAGAGTAACTAAGGCTTCAAACGCATCTTGCACCTGACGCTCAGCAACAATCCGGTTGGCTCGTGCCGTGTCGTAACTGGCCTGTGATTGCAAGACATCCGTCTTATCCGAGAGGCCAACCTCAAAACGCTCATTGGATTGTTCCAATTGATGTTTGAATGCCGACTCTTCAGCCTTGGTTGAAGCAAGATTATCTTGTGCACGTAGCACCGCGAAGTAGTTCTCTGCAGTCTGTCGAATCAAGCCTTGCTCAGTGGCCGAGAGTTGCAGGGCAGCCTGCTCATTGACCGCCTCTGCGGCCTGTAGCTGAAACCAGCGATCAGCACGAAAAATCGGCTGCGCTAAGGTAGCACTCCAAGCATTACCACTACGATTGGAAGTAACCGAAGGCTCATCAAGTTTAGTACGGGTATTCATCATCTCGGCACCAGCCGAAAGATTGGGCAGCAGCCCGGCGCGAGCCTGAGGCACAACTTCGCGGCGAGCACTGTAGTCGGCACGAGCAACCGCCAAATCTGCATTGTTATCGACCGCTTCCTGGTAGACGCTGATGAGGTCGTTATTGACTGTTGTGGATGTATCAGCAGCGCACGCAGCACTACTGAATATATAAGAAACAGCCACAATCACTGAGTGTCTGCGCAACATGGAACTACCCTTGGTTATATTGATTCACTGTATTGTCAGTAATTGACTCAAGAACCGCCCGACGTCAAAGCGATGACGACGCGCGTTCGGTGTGCTTCAACACTGTGCAATTTGTAGTTTTTAGACTGGTAAAGGGAAACCAAAAAAAATCCGCCCCGAGAGGCGGTAAAGAAGCAGGCCTTCGGCCTGACACGGAGTAACTTCAGATCAAAACATGCAGAAAAACGGTAACTGTCCTTCGCCAAACATTCATTCACATGGCTCCCAGAGTAGGGGCTGCTTCCTGACGGCTCAGGATCGTCAGAACCCTTTTCCCGGCTCAGAGAACTCGGGCATGCCCAGTAGCTCGTGCGGGTCTCGCATCAGGCCATCGACTTCTACCCAGCCCAGCAACGTGGAGCTGACACTCCAGCCCAGCAGGCGTTGCATCTCTGCCGGAAGCTGGCGAACGCGTTCAATGGGAAGGGAAAGGAAGTGATTCTCTTCGAGGCGCAAGACGGCCAGGTCGTAGGCCATGGTCAGGCCAGTACGAGGAGTCGAGGAGGTATTGGCGCCACCGCCGTGATAGACCGACCCCATCCATAGCAGCGCGGAGCCTGCCTTCATTTCAGCGGCAACGGTCTGCTCCTGGGTCGGCATGCGCTCGTCATCCCATTGATGACTACCGGGAATGACGCGTGTTGCCCCGTTCTCTTCGGTGAAATCAGAGATGGCCAGCATGAGTTGCAGGCGGGCTTCACGTCCGTACTGGGGATGCCTCCACAGCGAAGTAGCATCATCACGGTGCAGGGGCTGCAAGCCTTGGCCTGGCCCGATCTGGATGGCTTGGGTAATGCTGAGTTGAATGTCAGGCTCGATCTCGACGCGGTCGCTACCCACCCAGACATGGGTAGGTGTCTGCAGGATCTTCCTGGCCGCCCCAATGAACAGTGGGTTCAATGCCACATCCACGGCCGTGTCGCTTCGCCCGATGATACGGCCGACACGTCGGGTTTGCGTGCCTGCGAAATAGGGATCCACTCCGCAAGGCGTGACATTCAAGTAGGCATCCAATTCTTCAGCGAGGGACTTCAACGTCGAGGGCGAGACAAAATCGGAAATGATGACCCCGCCGTCACGCAGGATGATCTCCACCACCTGTTCGACCGATGCATCGCTGCTGACAGTCGAGAGTTTTCGTGTATCCATCTGCTTTCTACCTGTCTGGTTTAGTCATTGTTCTATCCAGTGAGTCGGTTCAGCCTGACTCACCCCACCCGTTGCCTGTCACCGCAACGCCCTCTTGCTTTCACTCTCAGCGAGAGCACGTTATGATCACTGAGCCTGATCAAATGATCAAGTCAGTTGATTGTTGCTTTGTCTTTCCACCACCACCGTTAGAACCATGAAATCCGTTGCACCCGCTGGCGTTCGCTGACTGGCGGCATCACGTTCATAGCGGACCAGTGCCCTGCCCTGTCACGCGTGTCTCCTTGACGATAAGCACGCACGGACTTTCGTCATCCCGATTGCATCGACTCACCTCATGGATTGGGGAGTGAC encodes the following:
- a CDS encoding efflux RND transporter permease subunit; this translates as MKSNTTPPEDQRGFNLSAWSIGQMPLMFFLMLVTLVGGAISYSKLSRNEDPAFTIKTMVVSARWPGATIDDTTKLLTDRLEKKLEETPYLDRLDSYTRPGETVIMVNLRDDAPAGIVPDAWYQVRKKMADVSATLPSGVQGPFFDDEFGDTYGQIFGFTAEGFSDRELRDYLEGVRAELLRIPGIGKVQLLGVQEEQIVIEFSPGRLAAFGLDEEAVLRALKAQNAVIPSGTVRLAEDKIALRVSGGFASEESLRNVTLRANDRFVPLTELAAIRRIAADPPAPLFRVNGEKALGLAISMASGGNLLNFGEAVRARMDEVKASLPHGIEMIQVADQSTVVKQAVSGFLTVLAEAVAIVLAVSFVSLGVRAGLVVSLSIPLVLAMTFIGMELTGIGLQRISLGALIIALGLLVDDAMITVEAMVGKLEEGWNLKRAASFAYESTAFPMLTGTLVMIAGFIPVGFAASSAGEYCYSMFMVVLISLSASWVVAVLFSPLLGTLILPKSMPHHGHAGGRLMNTYERVLAWALKHRALTLSLAGAAFVASLGGASYLEQQFFPPSDRPELLVSLTLPQNASLDATIRQASKLEELLKNDPDVERFSTYIGSGAIRFYLPMEVLLENENVTQTVVVAKGVKERDALQARLAGVFKTQFSGLIARATPLELGPPVGWPLKYRVTGPDQDKVRDTAARLANVISANHDTREVHLLSGEPQRSVRVEVDQTQARALGLSSEDIASAMATIFSGSAVTTVRDRERLIDVVVRAQLGERTNLATLANLQLRTADGHSVPLTQIAKLSFGVEDPIVWRRQRLPLITVQGDVRDGLEAATVVKALAPAVSRFSAELPKGYKVEVGGAVEEAAKGSKSLAAVLPLTALVMCVLLMVQLRSFSRMFLALAMAPFGLIGVVLAMLPTATPMGFVAQLGVIALVGMIVRNAIILIEEVDINMKLGQSPSEAIAHASMHRARPILLTACAAILGMIPIAPQIFWGPMAYAVIGGLAVATIVTLTVLPCGISLLLQWENRPRHPQEPSSDQAYKGPAIGA
- a CDS encoding phytanoyl-CoA dioxygenase family protein, coding for MDTRKLSTVSSDASVEQVVEIILRDGGVIISDFVSPSTLKSLAEELDAYLNVTPCGVDPYFAGTQTRRVGRIIGRSDTAVDVALNPLFIGAARKILQTPTHVWVGSDRVEIEPDIQLSITQAIQIGPGQGLQPLHRDDATSLWRHPQYGREARLQLMLAISDFTEENGATRVIPGSHQWDDERMPTQEQTVAAEMKAGSALLWMGSVYHGGGANTSSTPRTGLTMAYDLAVLRLEENHFLSLPIERVRQLPAEMQRLLGWSVSSTLLGWVEVDGLMRDPHELLGMPEFSEPGKGF
- a CDS encoding TolC family outer membrane protein, whose amino-acid sequence is MLRRHSVIVAVSYIFSSAACAADTSTTVNNDLISVYQEAVDNNADLAVARADYSARREVVPQARAGLLPNLSAGAEMMNTRTKLDEPSVTSNRSGNAWSATLAQPIFRADRWFQLQAAEAVNEQAALQLSATEQGLIRQTAENYFAVLRAQDNLASTKAEESAFKHQLEQSNERFEVGLSDKTDVLQSQASYDTARANRIVAERQVQDAFEALVTLTNRQYTAIQGVVHTLPVQVPTPNDAKAWVEAAGRQNLNLLASNHAVTAAEETVRQRKAGHAPTLDAVVKYQKGDNDSLGFTNPAQTGARYGGDVEQTSVGLQLNIPIYSGGLTSSQVREAYSRLAQSEQQRESLRRQVVESTRNLHRAVNTDVEQIQARKQSIVSNQSALEATEVGYQVGTRNIVDVLDAQRQLYASVRDYNNSRYDYILDNLRLKQAAGTLSPQDLRDLGRYLKVNYNPDKDFLPPDLAVEAKKNFGSRP